Proteins from a single region of Anolis carolinensis isolate JA03-04 chromosome Y, rAnoCar3.1.pri, whole genome shotgun sequence:
- the LOC134292938 gene encoding uncharacterized protein LOC134292938 isoform X2 has translation MYYYYYYYYYYYYFIMTQQTRWICWISFHKITSLTLPKCLGLCNVFLDDARRSQSGGLLQLADRDFVNVYCFQMPAEIFWHGTQCAHHHWDHLHWFLLNPTIYKKLKQDPTNKITRKTNTLIKNSSINFDIRQQPCKSEALPPRLYGLPKIHKDSIPLRPIVSAIGSPTYNLAKFLATQLQTHIGLTAHYIKDSTHFIEKISNLNLSTKDILIRFDVVSLFTKVPVADTLTLIKQNFPEDITALFHHCLTTSYFQWDTGFYEQKDGVAMGSPLSPVVANFYMEYFEKQALETAPKSQLFGSDT, from the coding sequence atgtattattattattattattattattattattattattttattatgacacagcaaacaagatggatatgctggatttcgtttcacaaaatcacaagtctaacacttcccaagtgtctaggtctgtgtaatgtatttttggatgatgcacgcagatcccagtcgggtggccttttgcagctggcagatcgtgattttgtcaatgtctattgtttccaaatgccggctgagatcttttggcacggcacccagtgtgcccatcaccactgggaccacctgcactggtttcttctaaatcccacaatttacaagaaactgaaacaagaccctactaacaaaatcaccagaaaaacgaacactctaatcaagaactcctccattaactttgacatacgccaacagccgtgcaaatcagaagccctcccacccaggctttacggactccccaaaatccacaaggactccatcccactcagacccattgtaagtgccattggatcgccgacttacaacctggcaaaatttctggctacacagctacaaacccacattgggctcactgcacactatatcaaggactcaacccactttatagaaaagatcagcaacctcaatctaagcaccaaggacatcctgatcagatttgatgtggtgtccctttttaccaaagtcccagtagctgacaccctcacactaatcaaacaaaacttcccagaagacatcacagccctgtttcaccattgcctcaccactagctactttcagtgggacactggattctatgaacagaaggatggagtggccatggggagccctctcagcccagtagtagcaaatttctatatggaatactttgaaaaacaggccctagaaacagcaccaaaaagccaactgtttggttcagatacgtag